AACGCGACTATCCCCATCATTTTTCCGAACATACCCCATGGTTCAGCGAATATCGCCATTTCAATGACTATTTCACACGTCTGGGTTATATGCTGTCAAACAGCAAGGAGCAGGTCAATGTAGCCGTTCTGCACACCCTGCACTCGGTTTACCTCACCTTCAAGCGCGGTAATGATTACGGCACTACCAAGGAATACAATGACCCGTTCGGAGCACTGGGTGAAAAGCTGGGTGCAGCTCACATTCTGCACCATTATATCGACGAGCTTCTTCTTGAAAAACACGGCTCGGTATCTGACGGAAAGCTAAAAATGGGACTTTGCGAATACGACACGGTTGTCATTCCCAAAGCACTGGGGCTTGACTCCAGCACCGCAAAGCTTCTCAAGGAGTTTATAGCGCAGGGCGGTAAGATATATATTGCCGACCAAAAGCCTCAGTACATTGACGGTGTACCTGCCGATATGGACTGGCTGGAATCCAACATAACCTACGAACAGCTTATAAATCCCGATTACAAGGTGGACAAGCACGACACCGCAGTGCGCGCCACCTACCGTAAGAGTGATTTCGGTGACTTCATCTTTACTGTAAATCTTGATACAAAGAGTGACGCAGACCTCACCTACACAGTTAAAGCAGGCGGTGCAAAGCTGTTTGACGCACAGACAATGGAATACAAGCCCGTTTATTTTGAGAAGAACGGAGAATATATAAATATTCCCTTGCATTTCACCACAGCTCAATCCTATATAATAATGCTGGATAACAACGCTGTAAGTGCCGTAAAGCCAACACAGAAAAAGGCGGTAATGACACTTGACAAGAGCTTCAAAATCAAAAAACGCACCAACAACAGTCTCACTCTGGACTACGTTGCAATTTCCTATGACAACGTGAATTTTGATGAGCCCATGCCGGTAATGGCGGCGTCCTGGCGTCTTCTCACCGAGCGCAAGCAACGTACTGTATACTTAAAATACAAATTTGATGTACGCGAAATGCCGGGCAAAATATTTGTTGAAGCGGAAGATGTAAAGTACAAGAATGTATGGATAAACAATCGCTCCATAGTTCTTGACAAGCAGGGCGAAATAGACCGTAGCTTCATCACGGCAAATATAGAAAACTATGTAAAGCCCGGTATAAACGAAATAGTGTTTGAGATTGACTACTATCAGTCAGAGCATGTATATTATGTAATGTTCGACTGCAAAGAGGGCACCGAATCACTACGCAACTGTCTCACCTTCGATACCGACATTGAAGCGATTTACATCCGCGGTGACTTTACAGTCAAGGCTGACTGTGAAATTACCGACGGTACAAAAGCGACAAAATTTGCCGAGAATTTCTACATTGCTTCCCCAAATTATTCGCTGGACGCTTCCTATATTCCAACCGAAGGCTATCCGTTCTTCGCAGGCGAAATAACGCTGGAAAAGACTTTTGTCACTGATGAAGAATCACTTGAATTAGAGTTGGACGGACGTTTTGCTTTCTGCGAAGTGATACTAAACGGCAATACTGTCAAAAATCTGATGTTTGACAACACCTGCGACCTTACAGGTTATCTCAGAAAAGGCGAAAACGTGCTCACGCTCCGTCTTATTAACGGTAACAGAAACCTCCTCGGACCTTTCCATGTTAAAAGCGATCCCGAGCCTTACGGCGTAGGTCCCGGAACTTTTGACCGTTATTACACCTGGAATGGCTCACAATCACCAAACTATCGTGATAATTATTCGTTTGTCAAATTCGGTATTGATTCTATCAAGCTTTTTAAATAAACGATTCCGCAGGCAGTTTGATTGTGAGCATTGCACAAATCGCACTTGAACGTAATATGATTATTTGTTACAATTTCGACATTGACATAATTGCAACTGTGTAGTATAATAGACCCATGGATATTATGAAAGGCTGTTTCGGTAAAATGAAAAACTTTATGTTTGCATACGAATATTTTTACTTTTACTTTTACTTTACCTTGAAAAATAAAGTGAAAGCAATTCGTGCTGCAATCATTTGAGTAACAGCCTTAGTCAATATCAAGTTGATATTTAAGGGGTTCGCAGTATAAATTGCTGCGAACCCCTTGTATTTTTATTGCAGGAGAGTAAATCATGATAGTAGTACTTAAAAACAATACACCCCCGGAACAGGAAGAAAACCTTATCAGATGGTTTGAAAATCAGGATATAAAAGTTCATATATCAAAGGGCGAGTACAACACGGTACTGGGGCTTATAGGCGACGCCAGCAAGGTAGACACCGACCTTATTGAAGGGCTTGAGATTGTACAAAGTGTAACACGCATCACTGAGCCATTCAAAAAAGCAAACAGAAAATTTCACCCCGATGACAGTGTTATAGACTGCGGAGGAATTAAAATCGGCGGCGGTAATTTCCAGTTCATTGCGGGTCCATGCTCCGTGGAATCGCCCGAGCAGATAAGCGGTATCGCACGTGATGTTCACAAGGCAGGTGCAAAGCTTCTCAGGGGAGGTGCATTCAAGCCCCGCACTTCGCCTTACGATTTCCAGGGTCTTAAAGCTGAAGGCATTGAGCTTCTTTTGCACGCAAAAAAAGAAACAGGCATGCCGATAGTAACCGAAATAATGAACGCAAATCACCTTTCGCTGTTTGAAGAAGTGGACGTCATACAGGTTGGTGCACGCAACATGCAGAATTTCGAGCTTTTAAAAGAGCTTGGCAAAACAAACAAACCCATCCTTTTGAAAAGAGGTCTTGCCAACACTCTCAAGGAGCTTCTCATGAGTGCGGAATACATCATGGCGGGCGGTAACGAAAACATTATTCTGTGCGAACGTGGTATACGCACTTTTGAGACCTACACACGAAATACACTCGATCTTTCCGCAGTACCCATGCTCCGCCAGCTTACCCATCTGCCGATTGTAATCGACCCCAGCCATGCATGCGGTGTTTCAAAGCTTGTAGCTCCCATGGCACTTGCGGCGGCTGCTTGCGGTGCGGACGGCCTTATGATAGAGGTGCACAACGACCCGAAGAATGCACTTTGTGACGGTCCTCAGGCGCTTACGCCCGAGCAGTTCTCCCAGCTTGCACAGCGTGTTCTTGACGTACGGAATGTGGTAGAAGCTTATTACTGATAAAACGGAGTGAACATCATGAATATAGCAATCATCGGTCTGGGGCTTATCGGCGGTTCTCTCGCCAAAGCTTTTGTCAGGGCGGGACATACGGTATACGCTTCAGATATAAATAATGCGGTTGAGGATGCCGCCATTATGCACGGAGCCTGTCACGGAAAATGCGATGGGCATATAGGTGAATGCGACATGGTTTTTGTGGCTCTTTACCCGGAAGCAACCGTAGAATACATCGCCGACCACTCGGCAGAATTCAAAAAAGGCAGTATTGTTGTAGACACCTGCGGTGTAAAGCAGTCGGTATGTGACAAATGCTTTGAAACGGCACAAAAAAACGGTTTTCACTTTATAGGCGGTCACCCCATGGCGGGAAAACAGTTTTCGGGCTTTAAGTATTCCGATGCAGATCTTTTTGACGGAGCAACCATGATAATCGTACCCAAGCATTACGAGGATATGGCAATCATCGGGAAACTGCATGATGTACTCAAAGAAATAGGCTTTAAGTCCGTCACTACAACCACAGCTGTCGAGCATGACCGCATGATAGCCTTCACCTCACAGCTGGCTCACATTGTATCCAATGCTTATGTCAAAAGCCCAACAGCCGAAAAGCACCACAATTTCTCAGCAGGAAGCTACCGCGATCTTACCCGCGTTGCAAAACTTAATGAAAATATGTGGAGTGAGCTTTTTGACCTTAACAGAGATGCACTGGTATTTGAGCTGGACAGCATCATAAAATCTCTGACCGAATATAAAGATGCCATTGCGGCAGGCAATCGCAGTGCGGTATGCGAGCTTTTACGCGACGGACGTCTGAAAAAGGAGGCTATCGACACCGAATGGCAGGAACGAAACTGAAAGAAATAAAAGTTGTCAATGCTTACAGTGTTTATATCGGAAACGGCATTCTGTCCATGGTCGGAAAAAAAGCCGCCGAGGCGGCAAAAAGCCGTAAGGCATTGGTGGTCACGGATGACAACATTCCAAAAGATTATATTAATACGGTTCGCAGTTCTCTCATAGCGGAGGGCTTTGATGTATGGGAATTCATTTTCCCGCACGGGGAGCGTTCCAAAAATATTTCCACCTATATTGAATTACAGAATTTTGCCGCACAAAAAAGGCTTTGCAGAAGTGATATAATGATTGCCTTGGGCGGAGGTGTTGTGGGTGACATTACGGGCTTTGCCGCCGCCACATACATGCGCGGTATCAATTACATTCAGGTGCCCACATCACTTCTGGCGGCTGTGGATTCCTCAGTCGGCGGAAAAACCGCAATTGATCTGGAGGCGGGCAAGAACCTTGTCGGGGCTTTTTACCGTCCATCTGCGGTAATATGCGATATATCTCTTCTCAAAACACTGCCTGATGAGTTTGTACGTGACGGAATGGCAGAGGTTATAAAATATGCTCACATACGGGAAGCAAAGCTTCTGGAAATTCTGGAAAACAGCGACGGGATTCTGCAAAGCATCAAAGACGGTACACAGTCTGAAAGAATAGCCGATATCATCGCACGCTGTGTTCAGCTTAAAGCTGACATAGTCAATGCAGACGAATTCGAGTCGGGTGAACGCGCTCTGCTCAATTTCGGTCATACAGCCGGCCATGCGGTGGAAGCGGTTTCGGATTTCGGCATTTCACACGGACACGCCGTGGCAATCGGAATGTGTGTGTTCGCGCGCGGAGCAGTAAATACCGGCTTATGTGATAAGTCGGTATGCGAAAGCATTATTTCGCTTAACGAAAAGTACGGGCTTCCCACCGATACAAGCTACTGTAACGAGGAGCTTTTCAACGCCGCCTTGTCAGATAAAAAGAGCGGTGGAAATTACATAAAAACAGTAATTCCGAACAAAAGAGCAAATTGTATCATCAAAAAAATGACTTATGATGAGCTTTACGAATTTTTGAAGTCGGGATTGGAGCACTGATTATGGATATTACACTTTCACCAAAAAATCTGTGCGGAAATATAACTGACATAATAGCATCAAAATCTCTCGCCCACCGTGCACTTATATGTGCCGCTTTTGCAGACAGCCCCACCGTTATTAAATGCAACTCATCATCAGATGACATTCGCGCAACGGTAGGTGTATTACGTTCCATAGGTGCTAAAATAGACATAGACGGAAATATTTATACTGTTACGCCTGTTTTTGATATTCCCCAATCACAGGTAAAAATCGATTTTGGCGAAAGCGGATCCACCATGAGATTTATGATTCCCGTACTGGGAGCGTTGGGCATCAATGCACAAATGATAACGCACGGCAGACTCACCACACGCCCCCTCTCCCCTCTGTACGAGGAGCTGGTGAAACACGGCATGGTGCTTTCGGAGCAAGGAAAATGTCCTCTTTACTGCCATGGCAGGTTAGAAGATAACAATTACACAATAAGCGGTAATGTCAGTTCACAGTTCATATCGGGCCTTATGTTCGCTCTTGCCGTAACAAACGGCGGTACAATAACCGTAAAGGGCAAGCTGGAATCCGCTTCGTATGTAGAGCTGACCATAGATATGCTCGAAAAATTCGGCGTTTCGGTTACTCAAAATGAAAACGTATTCACTGTCCATGATACATCGCTTACATCTCCAAAAGAAATATGCATAGAAGGCGACTGGTCAAACGCGGCTTTCTGGCTTTGCGCGGGAGCACTCAGTGAAAAAGGGGTTACGGTTTCTCCTATTTCATCGGACAGCATACAAGGTGACAAAGCAATTCTTGATGCTTTATGTGCCTTTGGTGCAGGTATATCGTACACCAAAACAGGAGTGTGTGTCAGAAAAAACAGACTCACCGCCTCTGACATTGATGCCTCCGATATTCCCGACCTTGTTCCCGTAATTTCGGTTGTTGCGGCAATGTGCAGCGGAACAACGGTTATAAACAATATTTCACGTTTGAGATACAAGGAAAGTGACAGAGTCGCCACTGTGCGTGAAATGCTGGGGAATCTGGGCATAAAAACGCAAGCTGATGAAAACACTCTTACCGTATTCGGCGGAAAAATACTGGGCGGAACAGTGGATTCACACAATGACCACCGTATTGCAATGTCAGCAGCCGTAGCAAGTTGTGTGTCACTCGGCGACATAACCATAACAAATGCACAGGCAGTATCAAAAAGCTATCCCGATTTTTTCGAACAGATTACCACTCTCGGTGCCGTTGTGCACAAAAAGGAGCAATAAATGAATACTTACGGAACAAAGCTCAAAATCAGTATATTTGGTCAATCGCATTCGGACGCCATAGGAGTATCAATAGACGGACTCCCCGCAGGATTCTCAATAGATACCAACGCTCTGGCGGCATTTACCGCACGGCGCGCCCCGGGTCAGGACAAGCTTTCCACAACGCGCAAGGAAGCCGATATTCCCGAAATAATATCCGGCATTGCCGACGGAAAAACTTGTGGTGCTCCGCTTTGTGCCATTATAAAAAACGGAGACTGCCGTTCAAGGGATTATGACAAATTAAAGAAAGTCCCCCGTCCGGGTCATGCAGATTATGCGGCATATATCAAATTCGGCGGATGCAACGACATTCGCGGAGGAGGTCAGTTTTCGGGCAGGCTTACGGCTCCGCTGTGTATCGCGGGCGGTATTGCTTTACAAATACTTGATTCCATGGGTATAAAAATAGCCGCTCATATATATGAAATTGCAGGTATCAAGGACACACCCTTTGACCCCGTCAATGTCTGCGGCAATGATTTCAGCCGTATCGGAAGCTTTCCCGTGCTGAATGGTGATGCAGGCGAAAAGATGGCTCAGGCTGTTCTGGAAGCGAAAAAGGACGGAGATTCGGTAGGCGGTATTATAGAATGCGCGGTCATCGGGTTGGAAGCAGGCTACGGCTCACCTATGTTTGAGGGTGTTGAAAATGTTATTTCGCAAGCTGTTTTTGCCATTCCCGCCGTCAAAGGAATTGAGTTTGGTGCCGGCTTTGAAGTCGCACGCATGCGCGGCTCACAAAACAACGACAGCTTTATAACCGACGGTGTAACGGTGCACACAAAAACCAACAACAGCGGCGGTATACTCGGCGGAATCACCACCGGTATGCCAATCATTTTCCGCGCCGCGTTCAAACCCACGCCCTCAATAGCGCTTCAGCAAAAAAGTGTTAATATGGAAGAATTGAATAATTGCAATCTGATTGTAGAAGGACGCCACGACCCATGTGTGGTCCCGCGTGCAGTTGTTGCGGTAGAAGCAGCAACCGCCGTTGCAGTTCTTGACATGATATTACAAGGAAAATAAGGAGTACAAAATGGATATTAAAGAATTGAGAAATGAAATTGACAATATAAACACTCAGTTTGTAGAACTGTATAAAAAAAGAATGGCCGTATCCGCTGAAATTGCAGATTACAAAAAACAGAACAATTTGCCTGTTTTCGACCCTCAAAGAGAGCGCGAGCTTCTTGTAAATGTATCCGATCAGGCAGGTGAAGAATTCGAGGCCGGTGTAAGAGTTTTGTTTTCCATGCTCATGGAGCTTTCGCGTTCTTATCAGAACCGCCGTATAGCAGCCCAGTCGCCTCTCGCGATTGAAATGAAAAACGCTTTGGAAAACACTCCCGCTCTGTTCCCCGAAAAAGCAGTAGTGGCATGCCAGGGAACCGAAGGAGCGAACTCCCAGGCGGCTTGCGAAAAACTGTTCGCATTACCCAACATCATGTACTTCAACAATTTTGAAAGTGTTTTTTCAGCAGTAGAAAGCGGTCTGTGCCGTTATGGTATTCTGCCGTTGGAAAACAGTACTGCAGGCTCTGTACGCCAGGTATATGACCTTATGATAAAGAAAAAATTCAGCATTGTACGCAGTGTACGTGTTCAAATTAATCATGTACTTCTGGCAAAGCCCGGTGTGAAATTGGAGGATATTACCGAAATAATTTCACACGAACAGGCAATCGCACAGTGCAGCGAATATATCAAGAGCAAAAATCTCACCGTAACTGAATGCGAAAATACCGCAACAGCTTCAAGAGCAGTTGCGCAGTCGGACAAAAAGAATGTTGCCGCAATAGCCTCGCGTTCCTGTGCCGAGCTTTACGGACTTAATATACTGGATTCCAATATTCAGAATAATGCCAATAACTACACTCGCTTTATCTGCATTTCAAATAAGCTTGAAATATATCCCGGTGCAGACCGTACATCCATGATGATGGTAACCTCACACAAGCCCGGTTCTCTATACCGTGTGCTTTCTCGTTTCTTCGCGTTGGGCGTAAACCTTACAAAGCTGGAAAGCCGTCCCATACCCGGACGCGACTTTGAATTCAGATTCTATTTTGACATTTCAGAGTCGGTATACTCCCCCGCCCTCACCCAGCTTATATGCGAATTGGAAAATGAGCTCGAAGAATTCTCGTATCTCGGAAGCTACTCCGAGGTGATATGATGCACTGCGGACTTTTAGGAGAAAAGCTGGCTCACAGCTTTTCTCCGCAGATACATTCACTTCTTGCGGATTACGAATACAAGCTCTACCCCATGCCAATCGAGCAAGTGGGCGATTTCATGAAGAACGGCACTTGGGATGCAATAAATGTTACTATCCCATACAAAGA
Above is a genomic segment from Oscillospiraceae bacterium containing:
- the aroC gene encoding chorismate synthase gives rise to the protein MNTYGTKLKISIFGQSHSDAIGVSIDGLPAGFSIDTNALAAFTARRAPGQDKLSTTRKEADIPEIISGIADGKTCGAPLCAIIKNGDCRSRDYDKLKKVPRPGHADYAAYIKFGGCNDIRGGGQFSGRLTAPLCIAGGIALQILDSMGIKIAAHIYEIAGIKDTPFDPVNVCGNDFSRIGSFPVLNGDAGEKMAQAVLEAKKDGDSVGGIIECAVIGLEAGYGSPMFEGVENVISQAVFAIPAVKGIEFGAGFEVARMRGSQNNDSFITDGVTVHTKTNNSGGILGGITTGMPIIFRAAFKPTPSIALQQKSVNMEELNNCNLIVEGRHDPCVVPRAVVAVEAATAVAVLDMILQGK
- the aroB gene encoding 3-dehydroquinate synthase, which codes for MRAFTRRTSEKGGYRHRMAGTKLKEIKVVNAYSVYIGNGILSMVGKKAAEAAKSRKALVVTDDNIPKDYINTVRSSLIAEGFDVWEFIFPHGERSKNISTYIELQNFAAQKRLCRSDIMIALGGGVVGDITGFAAATYMRGINYIQVPTSLLAAVDSSVGGKTAIDLEAGKNLVGAFYRPSAVICDISLLKTLPDEFVRDGMAEVIKYAHIREAKLLEILENSDGILQSIKDGTQSERIADIIARCVQLKADIVNADEFESGERALLNFGHTAGHAVEAVSDFGISHGHAVAIGMCVFARGAVNTGLCDKSVCESIISLNEKYGLPTDTSYCNEELFNAALSDKKSGGNYIKTVIPNKRANCIIKKMTYDELYEFLKSGLEH
- the aroF gene encoding 3-deoxy-7-phosphoheptulonate synthase translates to MIVVLKNNTPPEQEENLIRWFENQDIKVHISKGEYNTVLGLIGDASKVDTDLIEGLEIVQSVTRITEPFKKANRKFHPDDSVIDCGGIKIGGGNFQFIAGPCSVESPEQISGIARDVHKAGAKLLRGGAFKPRTSPYDFQGLKAEGIELLLHAKKETGMPIVTEIMNANHLSLFEEVDVIQVGARNMQNFELLKELGKTNKPILLKRGLANTLKELLMSAEYIMAGGNENIILCERGIRTFETYTRNTLDLSAVPMLRQLTHLPIVIDPSHACGVSKLVAPMALAAAACGADGLMIEVHNDPKNALCDGPQALTPEQFSQLAQRVLDVRNVVEAYY
- the aroA gene encoding 3-phosphoshikimate 1-carboxyvinyltransferase — protein: MDITLSPKNLCGNITDIIASKSLAHRALICAAFADSPTVIKCNSSSDDIRATVGVLRSIGAKIDIDGNIYTVTPVFDIPQSQVKIDFGESGSTMRFMIPVLGALGINAQMITHGRLTTRPLSPLYEELVKHGMVLSEQGKCPLYCHGRLEDNNYTISGNVSSQFISGLMFALAVTNGGTITVKGKLESASYVELTIDMLEKFGVSVTQNENVFTVHDTSLTSPKEICIEGDWSNAAFWLCAGALSEKGVTVSPISSDSIQGDKAILDALCAFGAGISYTKTGVCVRKNRLTASDIDASDIPDLVPVISVVAAMCSGTTVINNISRLRYKESDRVATVREMLGNLGIKTQADENTLTVFGGKILGGTVDSHNDHRIAMSAAVASCVSLGDITITNAQAVSKSYPDFFEQITTLGAVVHKKEQ
- a CDS encoding prephenate dehydrogenase, which translates into the protein MNIAIIGLGLIGGSLAKAFVRAGHTVYASDINNAVEDAAIMHGACHGKCDGHIGECDMVFVALYPEATVEYIADHSAEFKKGSIVVDTCGVKQSVCDKCFETAQKNGFHFIGGHPMAGKQFSGFKYSDADLFDGATMIIVPKHYEDMAIIGKLHDVLKEIGFKSVTTTTAVEHDRMIAFTSQLAHIVSNAYVKSPTAEKHHNFSAGSYRDLTRVAKLNENMWSELFDLNRDALVFELDSIIKSLTEYKDAIAAGNRSAVCELLRDGRLKKEAIDTEWQERN
- a CDS encoding bifunctional chorismate mutase/prephenate dehydratase — protein: MDIKELRNEIDNINTQFVELYKKRMAVSAEIADYKKQNNLPVFDPQRERELLVNVSDQAGEEFEAGVRVLFSMLMELSRSYQNRRIAAQSPLAIEMKNALENTPALFPEKAVVACQGTEGANSQAACEKLFALPNIMYFNNFESVFSAVESGLCRYGILPLENSTAGSVRQVYDLMIKKKFSIVRSVRVQINHVLLAKPGVKLEDITEIISHEQAIAQCSEYIKSKNLTVTECENTATASRAVAQSDKKNVAAIASRSCAELYGLNILDSNIQNNANNYTRFICISNKLEIYPGADRTSMMMVTSHKPGSLYRVLSRFFALGVNLTKLESRPIPGRDFEFRFYFDISESVYSPALTQLICELENELEEFSYLGSYSEVI